From the genome of Buteo buteo chromosome 4, bButBut1.hap1.1, whole genome shotgun sequence:
CTAGTTTAACTGTGTCTCACCCTATGAAAATGAACAGAACTAATGTTTGGAGCTCAGTGGTGGGAGTGGAGTTACTAGAAAAAACTATCTTTTTGAAGATTCTTTTGTTGGACACGTGCACACACaaaagaccaaaaaacccccaaacaagcCCAAACGTGGAGAACATGTTGTAGGAACAGGTCCGGATGGAAATAGTCCTTCCTTTCCCGAGTATACGTCTGTTTTAGTTGTTTTAGATTCCATTTTAGAGACCACACAGGTCTGCTGCTTCTAAAACTGAGTAGATCTTTAAAGGaagagaactgcagaaaaagggaggaggaaggaagtcAGCTTTTTATTAGCTTGGACTGGACTTCATGGGACATGGTCTGTGGAGTGCCTTGGTATATTTCAGGGGTGTTTGCCTCTTAATCTCCATTCTTCTTGATTATCCTTTGCAGTGGAATTGGGTGTAAGGAGTAAAGGGAAACTTGGCTTCTTTGAGGGGCTACGTGTCACATTCTTTAGCTTGTTCAGCTTGTCCCTCTCATCCTGACACATCTTCAGGCAGGAAGAGCACAGGTCTTTATCTTGTACTAAGTAAAGCATTTCTGTGCGTTTAACAGAGTCAGCATGCTCTTCTTGTTCTGTTGTATCTGGGAAAGGGTTTCTTTTTGCATTCAGTTTCTTGAGCTTGGGGAGCTTTTTCACACTGTTTGGGATGGTGGTCAAGGCGTTGTCAAAGAGACCTATCTCATTAAGTTCCTTCAGGGCCCCAAGACTGGTGGGAATACTGTCAAGACAGTTCAAGCCAAGGTTAAGAATACGCAGGTTGCTGAGAAGGTTCAACTCTTCTGGCAGATTTTTGGTGGTCAGCTTGTTGTTACATATATTCAGGTAGAAGAGGTTCTGAAGTGTACCTATTGCCTTGGGCAGCTCCTCAAGCTGATTACTATGCAGGTCCAGCCAGCGCAGTTTCTGGAACTTCTCGATGCTGCTTGGAAtcttttttaacatgtttctgCTCAGATCAAGTTCATCCACATCAGCCAGTTTCAGAATGCAGTTGGGGAAGGTGGTGATACCCATCTTGCTTAAGTCAAGACGGCGCCCTCCATCAAAAGATATCCGGATGGAATTTTTGGCAATTTTCAAGGtgatctttttccctttttgaccTTTTGCTTTCCCCTTGGCCATCTCTCCACTGAGAGGCAGACAGACACACCAGACTCTGTAGATAAAGGTGGAAACTCCAGTAAAGCCTTTGAAAGCAGTGGCTGTTACTccctaaataaaaacaaaagaatcaCATAGTTACAAATTAACATGTGACTGCTGGACTGTTCAgaagtcttctttttttttttaaggtcaggAATTTTCAACCCTGAAGCTGCAACTCTGAAAGTTCTTCCTGAAAGTATTTTGAGTAGATGAAATTCTGATAATTTACAATATTACTTTATTGCATTGTAACACCTATATTGCATTACAGGGTGAAATTACAAATGGGAgaaattttctgtctttcatccTTAGATACTGATTTGAGCTCAGCATGTAATGAAACTGAGTGAAATGTGTAATTACCTATCAGCTGTTTGGGGACCtaagaaaaatgtattgtgGGTCTCAATCCAGTCCTTAGGGACTGAACTAAAAGAAGCTATCCAAAATTGCACATACTCTGCCAGACCAACAGGTTGCCTTCTTTACAGGCCTGGCATCTGTTGAAAGGTTGGTTAAACATCCTGTTTAATGGACCTGAGATTTGGGCTGTGGACACTGCtgaaagattaaatatttaaagcgAATGATTAAGAGTCTTGTTTTAACCAGGACCTCAGGAACATAGTGGGCTCCCAGATTTGCCAGGACTGCTTGCAGTTCATAGATCACCTGCAGTGCAGACTGCAACAGGGGGTCTGTGTCAGTGCTGCTTAATGACATGTTAAACCAGGCCTTGCTAAGTGCCTCCTGTGCTTTCAAGGACAGACTCTGGATACTCTAACCTTGTCTTTCCATTTGTGCTGCAGGATAGATGGGCTCCCACTGCAGAGGTGTCCCACCCTCAAAAAATGCATGTAGGTGCTCTGGTCAGACTTTTGACTCATACTGATGATCAGCGTGTACTATGTGCTTTGTTGAATTGAGGCCTGTATGAGTAGTAGTCCACTGTAGTCTCAGGTTTGGTGAACTATCACTCTAATCGAAGGTCATCAAATACAGCTGCTAATTATGGCTAGTGACAAAGGAAATAATAGACTGATTCCCTGGAAATGGATGACAACGTCCTCTCAACCAGAGTGCAGAGAGGAGCATGGGTTACAGCTGGCTAATCTCAGGATGGTCCGGGTGCTCTGGCATTTAATTGTGAAGAGTCAAATTGCAGCTTTGATGAATGATTGTTTGGGACAAAATATGGATTTGTCTACAATACATTTCCCTATTAGAAAGGCTTCATTACAAACCCTTCAGGCTTTTTGGCTACTCATTAATCATGTGCAAATACATGAAGGGGAAGCTCAGGCTACAACTAAGGCATTTCAGCTCCTTTTCAATTACATGCCATAGccaaaaataatgcaaaagcaAGGGGGATCTCTGCCAGTTACCACCCACCCTCCCAAGAGCTCCATAATGAGGCAGATGCTTCAAAAAATACTGGAAGCATCACAGTGGGGTCAGTCTTGCCCTGAGGGTATGTTCCAAAATTGGatctttgttattttatataaaaatatttaaacacagtTAAATCTTTCTGTGCCTGTCACTCCCACATTTCTGTCTCTCACCAGTACTTACAGGGCCATATTACTATTATATCTGAAGGCCTCTCACTCTTTGTTGTATTTAACCTGACAGTGCCCCAGGGACAATATCAATGCTATTCTTTCCATAGTGCAGACTGGTAAGTGAAGCAAAGTACTCTACAGTGGAAAATTAAGCACTTTCTTCACCTTTGTTGAAGTTAGCTTAAATAATTTGCCCAGGAGTGGGTAGGAAATTCTGGAGATAaaaatgacaggtttttttaaatcacaattCACTCATTTTAAGGATTTGATGCAATATTCTTGTTGGCAATTCTGTGAAGATAAAGTTCAACTGCATGGGAAATGCCAGAGCCCTACTGCTGGTACAGGACACCCTGAATCTGTTACCAGTACACCGAGCATCACTAccatgcttcagaaaaagatCTGCAGGGCAGCTTCCTTACACTTTGGCAGAATGGAAAGAGACTTTCTGCTTCCTGTAATTGGTGTGAACCTGGTGACTTTTGGGTCCAACTTTATCTCTGAATTTTGTGATGAGTTGTCCAAAACATTCAGCACGTTTTGATCAGTGAAGATTTTCAGCCAAgtatgcctttaaaaaaatgaaagggagcctcaaggaaaatttttttctgaattaaaaatggtaatttcttttaaaattatttttgaaacgTCTGTAAAactctcagaaagaaaatattttttttcagttcctagtaatttttttctattacttttcatttaagCTCCAAGGGGGAAACACTGATCCAAAACAGGTTCCTTCCTTAAAAATACCAGATTGCCAAAAAATCAGCCTGTTCTGCAGCTGTCTGTTAATGCTGGCTCCCAGTGCTGGTGTCCCTCTGTGCTGTGCGTGCCTGGGAGCACTAGAGGGAGCCTGGTGTACAAGGTTGAGTGCTGGAGGCTTGTTAGGAACAGCACCGTTCAACCTTTTGGGTTTGAGTACCTCTCTGTCAATAACCCTTGCCAACTTGTTACAAAGTTTGAACCTGGACTTTCAGACCAAACAAACAGATCactttaattttcctgaagACAGATCTCTTTGCATGTTGCACTGGATAATGCCCAGActtcaaagagatttttaacTGCCTCCTTTagtcaaatttttttaaatcctgctgTGGACCTCTAAGATGCACTGATCAGGAAAACATGAGTCCCTAGGGAGTGCTCATCCTTTCCAAGTGCTATTTCCTTTGTGTTAAAAGTTGCAGCCATGTTTCAAACTTACAAAAAGGTGATTTGCAATCCCAAAGATAGGGGTTTGCACTAGAGGTCTGCAGAAACACCGAGCGCCAGACAACTTGAAGGGAACGAATAGCTCTCTTCTCTCCACATGCTTGTAAACTAATTATCAGTGTTTCACAGGGCTGTAGCTGGAGATAATGGAACTTACTTAGCCGTGTCTCATTTTCTTTAGCTCTGCATAAGAGGGCTCCAGTTCTGTAGCCACTGatattaaaaattcaggaaTTGCAGGAGCCCTCCTTGCTGTTTGACCTCATGCTCACAGTGCATCTCCTGGGATAGCAGAGGGAGAGTTACATGTGTTGCACTACTACCTGAGAAACGATGATGACAAGAGGGAACTCCCTTTACTCATTTTCTTGAAACCCTCACCACACTGCCAGGTTCACCCTCTGAGTTGCTGGCAATCCTTTGCCCAGGGGTGGGggtgctgcttttctgtgtgtatAAGGTCTTGCTAAAGAGTATCTTAACTAGAAAactctttccctttttatcCACACTTGGTAAAATCTTTTATCTGGATTGGGCTTTTGAAAGCCCAGGGCTAGCCCCAGAGCTTTAAGAGTGTTTCACAGGCCCAAAGCTTTGAGGCTGACCTGATACAGGAATTGATAGAAAATGAGTTAAGGGCATCATGCTGTCTGTGGTGCTCTGTgttgctgggagctgcagggagggaacAGACCTTGAGCATCAGGACTAGGGCTGTCAGCGTTTCTCTGAGGCAAGGAAGGATTGGAGATTACTCCTTATCTGCACTTAAGCACTTGCACAGGTCCCAGTCATGACTCCTTGTAGCTTAAGCCTGTCTTAAGAAGGAGTTCTGATCCTAGAAGAATACAGATTTCGACCCTGCTGATGCAGTCTATTCCACCTgaccctttcttcttcctttctcagcaTAGGGCTGGTAGGAGCAGAACAGGCCTTCTGCCTATGACACTGTCTGGGTGTTTCAGGACCTTGTCCTCTGTGGTTCTGCCTGTTCTTTTCATGCCATAGGTTGCTTCACTGCACCCAAAGCTGCACAGAATCATCTTGACCCCATCTTGAACTAGTCTGTGAGAAAAGtttcctctgtctttcctcCTAGAAGTCTGTGTATTGCAGAGCAGTCCTGCCAAGCCCAGTGGAGCTACGCATGCCCTGCACCTCTCTGGTGGCAGGAAAGCAGTGAGATGACATGTTCTAATTCACCCATGGAATAGCTCTATAGAAATACTTTCACATAAAGCTTAAAAACAGCATTTGTACAGTGAATAATTTTGCATGAAGCCAAGCAGTTCCAGCTAGGGTAcgtttttattttcctgcttacAAGCCTGTTACCATTTCTTTGTTGTTGGATACAATCTGTTGTGGAAGAGAGATTAATTCACTATCTTAAATGCGGTCTCATGTGAGCAGGCAGGTTTAGACTAAATCCTGCCATGAGCAAACAGGCAGAGAGaggttttcttccttaattttcttgcttttctagATCACTTCAGAGCTACTGTGCTACCGCAGAGTGCAAGGTCACTTATAAAACCAAGACCcaccaaaaataaatgaaaatattgtttcatCTTAACAGTTCTGCCAGACTGCCCCCGTGTGTAAGATCTTACCGGCTAGCAGCTAGGAAGACTTAGAAGGCGAGGTATAGACGTCAAaagctgcttggtttttttcagtagtgtGGGATGAGCCTTCATGGTCTGTTACTGTGCAGTTGTCCTCTGTCTACTCGTCTTTGAGTAATGAATTAGTCTTTCAGTCTGTAAATAAACCCATGAGCAGGGAGCACAGGACAATTTCCTTGTCACAGTCCTGCAAATTCTGAATTGTACTTCCTTGATGGAAAATAGCAGCCCTTCAAGAAACTTGTGTATGTGAATGtgcggggaggaggagaaacagTGAAAAGGACTTCCCCAGCTTCAGGGTCTTTCTGTTCGATTCTCTTTCCACAGCCTGTGAAACTTTTGTTCCTAAGCAACAGCAATGCTAGGTCCTTGGAGATCATTAGCATAATGTTTGGTTCCGGCATGCAAGTTCAAGCTGGAGGGAAAAGAACTAAACGGCATGCAGTGCCTGCAAATGTTAGATTTCAAattatgcagaaagaaaaagcatctggACCTCGTTAGAAGCTGTTCGTCAGCTTCTAACGTTGCCTTAACTGTCCATTTTAGTCATTTggctatttcattttatttggatGTAACACAGTGTGAGATACTTGTATGTGTGTGTTAAAACTCACACATACATCATCACTCATAACGTTTGTGATGCCATCTTTAGCACGTGCCAGGTCAGATAGATATGGACACAGGAGGGAAGGCTCATTCAGCAGTGCAGCAGAGAGGACGTGAGCTATGGCTTATATTCATCTATCTGTGACCCTTCAAAACTGCAGTTGGTACAACAATTTCCCTTTGTAGTATGTGAATATACTGGAATTTGTCTCTGTGACTGGGGCTAACAAGCTCAAGCTTTTAGTAACTGGTtgcaataatttcaaaatagtatctggaaaaaaagaaccatGAAAGAGAAATAGCTGTGTGTTTTGTGGTAAGTATTGTTCACAGGAGATGCAACATTGAAGTCCCTCTCTTGCTGATAACGGGTCCGGGATATTATTGGCATAAAGAATCTGATAACGTTGATGTGCTTGCCTGATTCCAGGATTGGAGATTGTATTCTGCTCACCTCAACAAATTAATTGAATTTACTTGATGTTTTTCTTCGTGACCTAACGTGTGCCTGTgtgcagcatttctgcagtggAAATGTCATTCCTTTGTCTGGTTGAAGCCTGTGAACAGGTGCAAACAGTTTTCTGTAAATGAGGGAgattcctttctccctccctagCCCTTTCAAGACATCCTACTTCAAGGAGCCCCACTTTAATATTAAACTTATTCATAAATTTTGTATTATATTTCTATTCTTTGAGCACAGAGTAAGAATCCCCAGAAGGTAGACTGGTACAATCAAACAAGGAGGATGCTGTACCTTTATTCTAAAGTAGTCTAACCTAACACTTTTCTGAGTTTGAGAGAGACTTGATTGTTTCACAGGGAAAGCTGGCATTCCTTTTGgcatctcctttcctcttttaataGTAGGACTTGGACCGAGGTTGTGGCTTACCAGGAAGGGGATTTTCCTTACAATATTCTTGGTAATTGCAAAGATTCTTTAGGAAAAGTGGTTTTAGGAGAGCCTTGGCACTGTTTTGCAGACTTAAGAAGTCTGGAGGatggaagacaaaaagaaaatgaaagcagctttgtgaAGTTTAAGAACCCATTAAGTTTATTGGAATTTTTGTATTCATTTCAGTGGGGGCAAAATCTTATCCTTTGAGATTATCTCATCTGCAATGAATCTCCAAATGGGTTGAGGTCCACCTGTCTCTAGCAAATGGAGAGCACTGGCTATCACAAGAGTGAGATCATAGTCTGATGTTAATGGAAGAGGGATTAATAAATCACTTATGTATAGTGTAGCCAAAGGTGGATCATCATTAGTATACATCATGCTTAGATTCTGCCATGGCTAGTGCCCTACAAATACCTTATAGATTTAGATATAGATAGATGTGTAGGTACTTCTCTTGACTTCACATAACTTCACCCCCTCTTGAAGTTtagttatttatatttataaagcacttctactgtttctttttcaaaccagcctttgattatttatttatttttaaatgcacttaTTGCAGTTGGATAGCTGCAGTTGATCTACTTTGAGCTTTTGCTGTGCTGGCTAGAGAGGTGTTGGCTGGAGGAATGCTGATTGATTAccaaggagaagggaggaacaGGCTTGAGCCGCCTGTAATGCTATTCTTGTTCTGAGCCCCTGCAAGTCAACAAGGGAGAATGCAGAATTTCAGATCTCTGGGGACTTGGAGGCAGCATCGTGCCTGGTCCCCCAAGACCCAGAAGGATGGCTCTTACAGGGGAGTGACTACATTTAGCCTTGCATATTTTCATGATGTGGTGAACTCATTGACCTCTTTGAGTTATATAGCGGCTTCCAAAGTCAGCAGAGAGGATTGTTTTGACCCTTGTAGAGTCCTTATTAGCTGTTAGGGATTGTGACAAGCAAAGCAAGAGTTCCACTAGAGGGTCATGGCACCCACAAGTCAACATATGTGTATTTGCATAACGTACACACAGACTGGCCCAGTTTAGTCCTGTGTATAGTATTTTATAAAGCTCCCACTTTAAATGTTGGAAGACTGATGTATTGAGCAGGTTTGTACATTACATGATCCCCTGCTTTCTAACTCAGCCATAAATCCAAAATAGACCTGGGCAGTTTTAGTGAGTGAGTCTGCCcctttggaaaaggaagaacCTAACTTGATCCCTCTGTGACAAATACCCTAATCCGACTACACTTCTAATAATGCCAGGCATCCTGATCCTGTTCCGTCCCTTTGAGATACTCTCTCTGAGTTCCGAATGTCTGTTGGAGACCTTACAAAGGCCAGTGGGGCAAAACTCTGTGAAATCTACATATAGTGCGAGAGGGCTGAATTGTAAAGGGTAAGTGCTCATGATACTCATTTTCTACTTTAGAATTCCTACATCCTTGAGCCACATGTGGCTCAAACTGGGAGTGGAAAGCCACCATAACTCTACTCTAGTCAATGGACTTTCTTCTGATTTACACTGTGTAAATTAGACCATCATATAATCTATTCATTCTTTTAGGACAAAGAGTGAAGATCCTATTTTCCCATATCAGAAATGAACTACACCTTTTTGTGTTGCCTGGTTTCTATAAACATAGCCTATCATTGTTAGGTTTCATATGCTTAGCAGGAGAACTAAACAAAGCTTGAGAGTTGTAGACCATGTGCTAGAATTGGTCCTGGATTTCATGTTTGTTCATGGTATAGGTTATTACTTAGGCTATGCAAAATCCTTCCCTCAGATACacacttttctctgaaaagagtGCCTAAGCAAGCAATAAAATACTGTGTTGAGTAAACCATagtgtttttcctttatgtACACTATTAACTGGTCCAGGAGTGAATAGGCAGTAAAATAATGATTCATAATCATGAGAGGTAGTTTACAAGAATTTAATACTGCAAATTCAATAAAACTGTAATGATCATAGACCATTCTGGTGTTTTATTTAGATCTCTGAGGCTGCTTTAAGCCTAGCTTTGTGGATTTCTAATGTGATCCAATACAAAGCACAAGAGTGCAAAATAGCAGCTAGTTATTACTGTAGCAGTTTTATAATCTATGGCTGAACTGATTTCCTTACTCTTCAGGAATTTAGTAGTCCTGTCTCTGACCTGGCACCTTAGGATTAGTTTAAAGTTTTACactcaaagagaaaagcatctCCTACTGCAGTTATATCGTATCATATCAGTAACCCTGTTTACTTTGGCAGATTGAAAGTTTCTTTAATCCAGAAGCTGTCACTTGTCTGAGTTTGGTCTCTAGGAATTGACAAGAGCAAGTCCATGGCCTTCAGATACTGAGACACCTTTTAGTTCAGTGTAGTTGAAATGTGACTTTAGTTTGCTCAGAACCTTTCACCCTTTCACATTTTCAAGTCAATTACCCTGTTTAGAATCTGCCTTCAGCTGatttgtttcttatttaaagTCTCAGAAAAAGTTGCATTTTGAgaacaaagtggaaaaaacatatttagtctattactttaaaaaaaaatcataaaaatggCAACCCACTTTTTAAGGACTACATTAGATTCAAAGTGCTTTGTGCAAAAGTATCATCTTTGATAAGGAGACCAAGACACCTCTGTTTTCAAGTCAGTGTTTTCAGaatgcttcagaaaagcatAAGCCTTTGAGAATAAGGCTTCAGAATAGAAACAGACAGCCTTAATGGTACCTGTCACTAGCAGTCTAGCTCAACAATGGGATGAGAACGGGAGCACAGACTGATTAGCAGTGTGGCTTAGCTTGGAACAGCTGAGGAGGTTGCTGTCCCCAGCTGTCcatctgcctctgctgcagggGCATCTTCGCTGCCTGTGAGTCAGCTTCTGAATTCTTGCAGTTTACCATATGTCACCGCCATGACAGTTTGCAGCAATTTCTTAAGGCAAACAGAATCCGTCCTTAGCACCACCACCctacttccttcttttttctttattaaatatcATACTTTAAGTGGCACTTCATTCAGCAGAAGACTGGCAAGTAGCTTAGGGAGAGTCAGCATGTCATAGGGAGAGTGACTGACAGTGATAAATTCATCAGTCATCTGAAGCTAGGCCATCCCTGTTCACCAGGCAGAGCCTTCAGTCCTAATGAAAACAGTAATGAAATTTGTATTGTGCTGCACTAACCTAACTGATGACgctctgattttttaattacctGGTCAATCATGAAAATTCAACATTCTTCTAGTCTTGATGTTCTCTCATTTCTACGGGATGAGAACAGGGGGCACAGGGAGCACAGATGTTAAGGTGTTGGCTTTCTTTTATTGTTCTGAAGCAGGCCATTTCAATCAAATGTTTGTTCCATACAGGAAGCACTCAGGAGGGGAAAAGACAATGCTCCAGAAGTGGCAGGTAAGCTAAATCTTGGCTTCACCTGGTTAAGCGAAGAATTTCAGCACCTGTTTGTGTGTCTGCACAcagatatgtgtgtgtgtaggtaTGTACTTCAAGGCCTAAGCTGTTCTCTTGCTGTTGAAGGTGAGGTTATTCTCAAGAGGAGCAGCGTATTTACATCTGGTTATTGCAGAGGTTTTGCTCCTCTTGCTGTGAAACATATGGTGCTACTGTCTGGCAGATTAAGTGTGACtttatgcacatttttaaactgagaCCAAAGAGAGCCACCCAGCTGAATGACTGTTCACAGATGACCTGTCCATCTAAATCAATGCACCTCTCATTTTCCCAGAAGTTTTGCTTAGCTGAGAGATGCATTTACTTTCCTGTACCACTGATCTTGGTGACCTAAGACACACTGAAGAAATCTATACCTTCTTGTTTATATATAGCACTTTGTGCAGCCTTTTCTATCCAGGCAGTTGTCCAGGATTTTCCAATATACAGATTGCATGCATTTGGCTCACTTCTAAATTGGAAAAAGGTGCTCTGTTATGCAAATACAGCATAAAAGCACTGCATGATTATAGACAAATGCAAATGGCCTGTCTGAAGAAGAACCAGAATGAAGAAAGATTCTGTTGAATGGGTTGTTGTATAGGAGATATTGTGCTGATCTGAATGGCAATGGATGATTGATTACACTATTTATAATTCTTGCCCTGTTGGACCTGGGAACCACAGGGCTCTGAGGGTGCCTTTGAGGCATGGTTTTCAGGGGTGGAGTTAGGAGATTTTAAtgcttgtttcctttcctgGCAGAAAAGGGAGATCAGCAATTTTGATTACCTCATGTACCTGAACACATTGGCTGGCCGCAGCTACAATGATTACATGCAGTATCCTGTTTTTCCATGGGTCCTCGCTGACTATCACTCAGAGGTCAGTGCTCGCTGCAGCATTCTGTACTTTCTACGATAGAACCATATAAAGGTTTGTTGAATGATGGCATTGAAGAAAAGAGGTCTAGACCAAGGGTTCAAAATTTGAGATAGTTTATTTGAACTGTACTGATTCTTTATAGATTAGCCTTATCTTCAAATCAGCACACTGAGGATAATGTTCTGTCTCAGAAAGATGGATGAACATCTGTTAAATACATCCCTAGTTAAGGGCAGGCTGGATCAGCTCAGCAGATAGTCAGGGACAGGCTTCTCTGGCCCCTGACAAATTGGTTTGGACAGAAAAGTCTCGAGAGCAATTTGCAACCTGCCAGGTCCTTTATTTGTGAAGATCCTTGCACATGCTATCCTTTCAGTGGCACATGCTGCCACTCTCCTTTCAAGTCCCATCCCAGTTCTGGAGATGGGTATTTTAGTATTGAATCTGTGACCTGCTTGTATAGGTGAAACTTCCAACACAGCCTTGCTGCTATTCAGTGTCACTGAGCTATTCATGATGTCTAAGACTCAGAGATCTAAAAATCTACAtctttgctggttttgcttttcagactcTAAACCTTACTAATCCTCATACATTTCGGGACCTGTCAAAGCCCATGGGAGCACAGACTGCGGAGAGGAAACGCAAGTTCATCCAGCGCTACAATGAGGTAGAGAAGAGTGAGGGTGAGTGTTTTAGGAGACTAACAGACAGCAGAGGCTTGAGTCCCCTCAGGCCTTTGGGGATTCTGGTGAATCCCTTGGAAAATGTCACCCAAAAGCTTTCCAGAGCTGTGGCTAAGGGAAGCACCATGCCAAGGAGGTCCTCTCACTTCTGGATACAAACTGGTTGAGGATTCAAAGAGAAATTACTCCTGC
Proteins encoded in this window:
- the LRRC18 gene encoding leucine-rich repeat-containing protein 18, yielding MAKGKAKGQKGKKITLKIAKNSIRISFDGGRRLDLSKMGITTFPNCILKLADVDELDLSRNMLKKIPSSIEKFQKLRWLDLHSNQLEELPKAIGTLQNLFYLNICNNKLTTKNLPEELNLLSNLRILNLGLNCLDSIPTSLGALKELNEIGLFDNALTTIPNSVKKLPKLKKLNAKRNPFPDTTEQEEHADSVKRTEMLYLVQDKDLCSSCLKMCQDERDKLNKLKNVTRSPSKKPSFPLLLTPNSTAKDNQEEWRLRGKHP